One Streptomyces sp. NBC_00554 DNA segment encodes these proteins:
- a CDS encoding DUF3152 domain-containing protein, translating to MTTTAQRAKPSTSRSHRRRRGPAHAGGHGRKRKGPLWGGLAALAVFASATALAVNWTSPAASGTDDRPAAAAKPSRPTPDRTVKPSGTEGSEKAGTKPSGTDATTPKPPPPSPSVSSSPSIPSSGPGTFTTAGGGSETVGKGSRLLRYEVVVEDGLTQSASDVAQQVEGILADARGWTADGESAFRRVSGGTPDFVVRLATPGTVDEICGKYGLDTGGEVNCSVGKDVVVNLRRWLLATPVYADDVDAYRALIINHEVGHFLGHGHVTCPGAGKPAPAMMQQIKGMHGCTPNVWPYDTKGRLITGPAVS from the coding sequence ATGACCACGACCGCTCAGCGTGCGAAGCCTTCGACCTCGCGATCCCACCGTCGTCGCAGAGGCCCCGCGCACGCCGGCGGCCACGGCCGGAAGCGGAAAGGGCCCCTGTGGGGAGGCCTGGCCGCGCTCGCCGTGTTCGCCTCCGCCACCGCCCTGGCCGTGAACTGGACGTCACCCGCGGCCTCCGGAACCGACGACCGCCCCGCTGCCGCCGCAAAGCCCTCACGGCCGACGCCGGACCGGACCGTGAAGCCGAGCGGCACCGAGGGCAGCGAGAAGGCCGGCACGAAGCCCAGCGGGACGGACGCCACAACTCCGAAGCCGCCCCCTCCCTCCCCCTCCGTCTCCTCCTCGCCCTCCATCCCGTCCTCGGGTCCCGGCACGTTCACCACCGCCGGAGGTGGCAGCGAGACCGTGGGGAAGGGCAGCCGGCTGCTGCGCTACGAGGTCGTCGTCGAGGACGGCCTCACGCAATCGGCCTCCGATGTCGCCCAGCAGGTGGAGGGCATACTCGCCGACGCGCGCGGCTGGACGGCCGACGGCGAGTCCGCGTTCCGGCGTGTCTCCGGCGGTACGCCCGACTTCGTCGTACGGCTCGCCACGCCGGGCACGGTGGACGAGATCTGCGGCAAGTACGGGCTGGACACCGGCGGCGAGGTCAACTGCAGCGTGGGCAAGGACGTTGTGGTCAACCTCAGGCGGTGGCTGCTGGCGACTCCGGTGTACGCCGACGACGTGGACGCCTACCGGGCGCTGATCATCAACCACGAGGTCGGCCACTTTCTCGGTCACGGCCATGTGACCTGCCCAGGCGCGGGCAAGCCGGCTCCGGCGATGATGCAGCAGATCAAGGGAATGCACGGCTGCACCCCCAACGTCTGGCCGTACGACACCAAGGGACGGCTCATCACCGGACCTGCCGTGTCGTGA
- a CDS encoding response regulator transcription factor, producing the protein MPRVLLIEDDRAVREGVLLALRRQGHEVGAAGTGEDGLALLRSFRPDVVVLDLMLPGMSGLEVCRRIRIEDQVPIIMATARGDDIDIVVGLEAGADDYVVKPVQARVLEARIRAVLRRVDGAPADGGIPKIEAHGERGELAIDRAGLTVTRQGVPVSLAPSELRLLLTLSASPGQVFSRQQLLEAVWEHSYHGDSRLVDACVKRLRTKMGEPAGQPRYVQTVRGFGYRFQSR; encoded by the coding sequence ATGCCACGTGTCCTGCTCATCGAAGACGACCGCGCCGTACGGGAGGGCGTCCTGCTCGCGCTGCGCCGCCAGGGGCACGAGGTCGGTGCCGCCGGGACCGGTGAGGACGGACTGGCCCTGTTGCGGTCGTTCCGGCCGGACGTCGTCGTGCTCGATCTGATGCTGCCCGGTATGAGCGGCCTTGAGGTGTGCCGCAGGATCCGTATCGAGGACCAGGTGCCGATCATCATGGCGACCGCCCGGGGCGACGACATCGACATCGTGGTCGGACTGGAGGCTGGAGCGGACGACTACGTCGTGAAGCCGGTTCAGGCACGTGTGCTGGAGGCCCGCATCCGTGCGGTCCTGCGTCGCGTCGACGGCGCGCCCGCCGACGGCGGCATACCCAAGATCGAGGCCCATGGCGAGCGCGGCGAACTCGCCATAGACCGGGCCGGGTTGACCGTCACCCGGCAGGGCGTGCCGGTCTCCCTCGCCCCTTCCGAACTGCGGCTCCTGCTGACGCTCTCGGCCTCGCCCGGCCAGGTGTTCTCCCGGCAGCAGTTGCTGGAAGCAGTCTGGGAGCACAGCTACCACGGCGACTCACGGCTGGTGGACGCCTGCGTCAAGCGGCTGCGCACCAAGATGGGCGAGCCGGCGGGGCAGCCGCGCTACGTCCAGACCGTGCGCGGCTTCGGCTACCGGTTCCAGTCCCGGTGA
- a CDS encoding sensor histidine kinase, which yields MKPLLRGLRGRLLVAFVLVAAVATLTTGALTFREARTGVLQQSQDAVIKRLRYHVNAISAGITYPPSQADLEWAATEVARAEPGQNWRVLATYRELRGTSTPEDGFTELTSAMRSAVGSRRAAVFQRVSTDGHSSLVVGMPVTFETPSEHPASGIAVFLTVPQTGEQGYVDALVTAIGRAVVPALGLAVLLALLAARGVLRPVRELRRATRRIAEGHLDTRLAVNGSDELADLSHTFNETAAALEESVAELRRMEARARRFVADVSHELRTPLAAMSAVTDILDEDAARLATDTATAVRLISGETVKLARLVDDLMEISRFDAGAAGLQLDDLDLAESLRRTLASRAWLDSVDTRLPEPGELRGRVDPRRLDVVVANLVGNALRHGAQPVQLRLHVRDSPDAYETGWAVIEVLDSGPGIPADVLPHVFDRFYKSDTARTRTEGSGLGLSITAENVHLHGGTVRAANRAEGGAVFTVEIPLRQPPRQSLKQGES from the coding sequence GTGAAGCCACTGCTGCGCGGTCTGCGTGGCCGGTTGCTCGTGGCGTTCGTGCTCGTCGCAGCCGTCGCCACCCTGACGACAGGCGCCCTGACCTTCCGGGAGGCCCGTACCGGAGTGCTCCAACAGAGCCAGGACGCAGTGATCAAGCGCCTCCGGTATCACGTCAACGCCATTTCCGCGGGCATCACCTACCCCCCGAGCCAGGCCGATCTGGAGTGGGCTGCCACGGAGGTGGCCCGCGCGGAGCCGGGGCAGAACTGGCGCGTACTGGCCACCTATCGCGAGCTGCGCGGCACTTCCACGCCCGAGGACGGGTTCACCGAGCTCACGTCCGCGATGCGGTCGGCCGTGGGCTCCCGCCGCGCCGCCGTCTTCCAGCGGGTGTCGACGGACGGCCACTCATCGCTCGTCGTCGGCATGCCGGTCACCTTCGAGACCCCCAGTGAGCACCCGGCGTCCGGGATCGCGGTCTTCCTGACGGTGCCGCAGACCGGCGAACAGGGGTACGTCGACGCCCTGGTCACCGCCATCGGACGAGCCGTCGTGCCCGCGCTGGGCCTGGCCGTGCTGCTCGCCCTGCTGGCCGCCCGGGGCGTGCTGCGCCCGGTACGGGAGCTGCGCCGCGCCACCCGCCGCATCGCCGAGGGCCACCTGGACACCCGGCTGGCCGTCAACGGCTCCGACGAACTCGCCGACCTGTCACACACGTTCAATGAGACCGCCGCCGCGCTGGAGGAGTCCGTGGCCGAGCTGCGCCGCATGGAGGCCCGCGCCCGCCGCTTCGTCGCGGACGTGTCGCACGAGCTGCGCACCCCGCTGGCCGCGATGTCGGCGGTCACCGACATCCTCGACGAGGACGCGGCCCGCCTCGCCACGGACACCGCCACGGCCGTACGGCTCATCAGCGGGGAAACCGTGAAGCTGGCCCGCCTGGTGGACGACCTGATGGAGATCTCCCGCTTCGACGCGGGCGCGGCAGGCCTGCAACTGGACGACCTCGACCTCGCCGAGTCCCTTCGGCGCACCCTCGCCTCCCGCGCCTGGCTGGACTCGGTGGACACCCGGCTCCCCGAGCCCGGCGAACTGCGCGGCCGGGTCGACCCGCGCCGCCTCGACGTGGTCGTCGCGAACCTGGTTGGCAACGCGCTCCGGCACGGGGCACAGCCCGTACAACTGCGCCTGCACGTAAGGGATTCGCCGGACGCGTACGAAACGGGGTGGGCGGTCATCGAGGTGCTGGACAGCGGGCCGGGCATTCCCGCCGACGTCCTGCCGCACGTCTTCGACCGCTTCTACAAGTCGGACACCGCCCGGACCAGAACAGAGGGCAGCGGCCTCGGACTCTCGATCACGGCAGAGAACGTCCACCTGCACGGGGGTACGGTCCGCGCGGCGAACCGGGCGGAGGGCGGCGCCGTCTTCACGGTCGAGATACCCCTGCGACAGCCTCCGCGACAGTCCCTGAAACAGGGGGAGTCATGA
- a CDS encoding MarR family winged helix-turn-helix transcriptional regulator produces the protein MSTPPPAAPVSTDVIAIEQALTRVAYLAGRARQHERLMAVAGLNLDRAAAAILRSIAESEPVRPGVLAVRLSVEASHVSRQLRQLEKDGYVIRIQDLDDSRAHLIQLTDVGLAAAERIREVSRRGMQVALADWSSEDLRQLATLFHRLVDDFVTHAEAAVEVGPSA, from the coding sequence ATGTCCACACCGCCACCCGCAGCGCCTGTCTCGACCGACGTGATCGCGATCGAGCAGGCCCTCACCCGCGTCGCGTACCTGGCCGGCCGGGCCCGGCAGCACGAGCGTCTGATGGCAGTGGCCGGGCTGAACCTGGACCGGGCCGCGGCCGCGATCCTGCGAAGCATCGCCGAGAGCGAGCCGGTACGGCCCGGGGTGCTGGCGGTCCGGCTGTCCGTGGAAGCCTCCCACGTCAGCCGGCAGCTACGGCAGCTGGAAAAGGACGGTTACGTGATCCGCATCCAGGATCTCGACGACAGCCGTGCGCATCTCATCCAGCTCACCGACGTCGGACTGGCAGCGGCCGAGCGCATACGAGAGGTGAGCCGCCGGGGCATGCAAGTGGCTCTCGCGGACTGGTCGTCCGAGGACCTGCGGCAGCTCGCCACGCTCTTCCATCGGCTGGTCGACGACTTCGTCACGCACGCCGAGGCGGCTGTCGAAGTCGGACCCTCCGCCTGA
- a CDS encoding VOC family protein → MFTAITHSQIYVLDQDEALDFYVGKLGLEVSADVDMGFMRWLTVSVPGHPERQILLEKPGPPAMPEETAQQVRELVTKGAMGGSLIFSTDDCRKTYETLLGRGVEFTEEPTERPYGTDCGLRDPFGNSIRFTQPKA, encoded by the coding sequence ATGTTCACCGCGATCACACACTCACAGATTTACGTCCTCGACCAGGACGAGGCTCTCGACTTCTACGTCGGCAAGCTTGGCCTGGAGGTCAGCGCCGACGTCGACATGGGCTTCATGCGCTGGCTGACCGTCAGCGTCCCCGGTCACCCGGAGCGCCAGATCCTGCTGGAGAAGCCGGGCCCTCCGGCGATGCCCGAGGAGACGGCGCAGCAGGTCCGCGAGCTGGTCACCAAGGGTGCGATGGGCGGCTCACTCATCTTCAGCACGGACGACTGCCGCAAGACGTACGAGACTCTGCTCGGCCGGGGCGTCGAGTTCACCGAGGAGCCCACCGAGCGTCCGTACGGAACCGACTGTGGCCTCCGCGACCCCTTCGGCAACAGCATCCGTTTCACCCAGCCGAAGGCCTGA
- a CDS encoding helix-turn-helix domain-containing protein: MSRAAEETNRRMLRARDAMDGAYAQPLDVPALARIAHVSEAHFTRTFRATFGETPHRYLQRRRVERAMFLLRETDRSVTDICFQVGFGSPGTFSRTFRDIVGRSPRTYRKEKETAAATGVPTCFTMAWTRPTD, encoded by the coding sequence GTGAGCCGTGCCGCAGAAGAGACCAACCGACGCATGCTTCGGGCACGGGATGCGATGGACGGCGCCTACGCGCAGCCACTGGACGTCCCGGCCCTGGCCCGGATCGCCCATGTGTCGGAGGCACACTTCACGCGCACCTTCCGGGCCACGTTCGGCGAGACGCCGCACCGCTACCTGCAGCGGCGCCGCGTCGAGCGGGCGATGTTCCTGCTGCGGGAGACCGATCGCAGCGTGACGGACATCTGCTTCCAGGTCGGCTTCGGCAGCCCGGGAACCTTCAGCCGCACGTTCCGCGACATCGTCGGCCGGTCACCGAGGACGTACCGCAAGGAAAAGGAAACGGCGGCCGCCACCGGCGTACCGACGTGCTTCACGATGGCGTGGACGCGGCCGACCGACTGA
- a CDS encoding carboxylesterase/lipase family protein yields the protein MTPATSPEPADGSTQPIVRTSAGAVRGRREGSLTVFRGIPFAQPPVGEARFQAPRPTRPWDGTRDAFAFGPPPPQESGFQGRDLLLNSPTGDDWLTVNVWTPAPDPAALRPVMVWIYGGAYKLGHSGSPGYDARHIARDGDVVVVTLNYRVGMEGFARMDGAPANRGLLDQVAALEWVRENITAFGGDPGQVTVFGESAGAGSVASLLAMPSAAGLFRRAIAQSVPGTYFSDELAHDIAAALAAEVGLRPTVADLSTVDPRQLPAAGEALSAKMRQYEDRWGQVVPTQTPFSPVVDGEVLPTTPWQALAAGAARDVELIAGHNKDEFRLFLALGGQLGKISDEQAAAALRMFGPGPDGEQAYRAAFPDASPSDLYERVQTDWLFNMPSLHLAEAQTAGGGRAHVYELTWPAPGNGGALGACHGLDIPLLFGTFDADIGALLFASSEPSPEAEALSSRFRAAWTAFARTGDPGWPSYDTERRLVQVLDADPHVTAYPEETSRRLWQDHTFLAMPLIN from the coding sequence ATGACGCCAGCCACGTCACCCGAGCCGGCAGACGGTTCCACCCAGCCCATAGTGCGTACCTCCGCCGGTGCGGTGCGCGGGCGCCGGGAAGGCAGCCTGACCGTCTTCCGTGGCATCCCGTTCGCTCAACCGCCGGTGGGAGAGGCGCGGTTCCAGGCGCCGCGCCCCACCCGCCCCTGGGACGGAACACGGGACGCGTTCGCCTTCGGCCCGCCGCCCCCGCAGGAGTCGGGGTTCCAGGGCCGCGACCTGTTGCTGAACTCGCCCACGGGCGACGACTGGCTGACGGTCAACGTCTGGACCCCGGCCCCGGACCCTGCCGCCCTCCGCCCGGTGATGGTGTGGATCTACGGCGGCGCCTACAAGCTCGGCCACTCGGGCAGCCCCGGCTACGACGCCAGGCACATCGCCCGCGACGGCGACGTGGTCGTGGTCACCCTCAACTACCGTGTCGGCATGGAGGGGTTCGCCCGCATGGACGGGGCGCCCGCCAACCGCGGCCTGCTCGACCAGGTCGCGGCCCTGGAATGGGTACGGGAGAACATCACGGCGTTCGGCGGCGACCCCGGTCAGGTCACCGTCTTCGGCGAGTCGGCCGGAGCCGGATCGGTCGCCTCGCTGCTGGCCATGCCGAGCGCGGCGGGACTGTTCCGGCGGGCCATCGCGCAGAGCGTGCCCGGCACGTACTTCTCGGACGAGCTGGCCCACGACATCGCGGCCGCCCTCGCCGCGGAGGTGGGCCTGCGTCCGACGGTCGCCGACCTGTCCACGGTGGACCCACGCCAACTGCCCGCCGCAGGAGAGGCGTTGAGCGCCAAGATGCGCCAGTACGAGGATCGGTGGGGGCAGGTCGTCCCCACGCAGACCCCCTTCTCCCCCGTCGTCGACGGCGAGGTCCTGCCGACCACCCCCTGGCAGGCGCTGGCGGCCGGCGCGGCACGGGACGTGGAGCTGATCGCCGGGCACAACAAGGACGAGTTCCGGCTGTTCCTCGCCCTCGGCGGACAGCTCGGGAAGATCAGCGACGAGCAAGCGGCGGCGGCACTGCGCATGTTCGGGCCCGGACCGGACGGCGAGCAGGCCTACCGTGCCGCCTTCCCGGACGCCTCCCCCAGCGACCTGTACGAACGGGTCCAGACCGACTGGCTGTTCAACATGCCCTCGCTGCACCTGGCCGAGGCCCAGACAGCCGGCGGCGGCCGCGCGCACGTGTACGAACTGACCTGGCCGGCCCCGGGCAACGGCGGTGCCCTGGGCGCCTGTCACGGCCTGGACATTCCGCTGCTGTTCGGCACGTTCGACGCCGACATCGGCGCCCTGCTGTTCGCCAGCTCCGAACCCTCACCCGAGGCCGAGGCGTTGTCGTCCCGCTTCCGCGCGGCCTGGACCGCGTTCGCCAGGACGGGCGACCCGGGCTGGCCCTCGTACGACACCGAGCGGCGACTCGTCCAGGTCCTAGACGCGGACCCGCACGTCACCGCCTACCCGGAGGAAACCTCCCGTCGCCTCTGGCAGGACCACACCTTCCTCGCCATGCCGCTGATCAACTGA
- a CDS encoding MFS transporter, protein MPDALARSAEVGGSAPAKSNAVVAVLALAGIVVSLMQTLVIPIVPELPKLLDASASNTIWAVTATLLAASVATPVVGRLGDMFGKRRMLLVSIVLLVAGSVVCALSDSLVPMIVGRTLQGLAAAVVPLGISVMRDVLPAERLTSSTALMSASLGVGGALGLPSAAFIADRFDWHILFWTSAALGAVAFALVLAIVPESKVRAGGRFDLIGAIGLSTALVSLLLAVSKGSDWGWTSGTVLGLFATAVLVLLAWGVFELRTAQPLMDLRTLARRQVLFTNLASVAFGFSMFAMSLVLPQLLQLPEQTGYGLGRSMLTVGLVLAPQGLVMMAMAPLSAAISKTRGPKITLMTGAVIVAAGYGLNILLMSEVWHLVLVSCIIGAGVGFAYGAMPALIMGAVPATETAAANSLNTLMRSIGTSFASALAGVILAQMTTDFGTTALPSENGFRTVMAVGAGAALLALLLASFLPRQRAAAAQESSPAAGSDGEQAETAQVSEAKA, encoded by the coding sequence ATGCCCGACGCCCTTGCCCGATCCGCCGAGGTCGGAGGTTCCGCCCCGGCGAAGTCGAACGCCGTGGTGGCGGTACTGGCCCTCGCCGGGATCGTCGTCTCGCTGATGCAGACCCTGGTCATCCCGATCGTCCCGGAGCTGCCGAAACTCCTCGACGCCTCGGCGTCGAACACCATCTGGGCGGTCACCGCCACACTGCTCGCCGCCTCCGTCGCCACGCCGGTCGTCGGCCGCCTCGGGGACATGTTCGGCAAGCGCCGCATGCTCCTGGTCAGCATCGTCCTGCTGGTGGCCGGTTCGGTCGTCTGCGCGCTGAGCGACTCCCTGGTCCCGATGATCGTCGGACGGACCCTGCAGGGCCTGGCCGCAGCTGTCGTGCCGCTCGGCATCAGCGTCATGCGCGACGTGCTGCCCGCCGAGCGGCTCACCAGCTCCACCGCCCTGATGAGCGCCTCACTGGGAGTGGGCGGCGCCCTGGGTCTGCCCTCCGCCGCCTTCATCGCCGACCGCTTCGACTGGCACATCCTGTTCTGGACCTCGGCCGCCCTCGGCGCCGTCGCCTTCGCACTCGTCCTGGCCATCGTGCCCGAGTCGAAGGTGCGCGCCGGCGGCCGCTTCGACCTGATCGGTGCCATCGGCCTGTCGACCGCCCTGGTCTCCCTGCTGCTGGCCGTCTCCAAGGGCTCCGACTGGGGCTGGACCAGCGGCACCGTCCTTGGACTGTTCGCCACCGCGGTCCTCGTACTGCTGGCATGGGGCGTGTTCGAGCTGCGTACCGCCCAGCCGCTGATGGACCTTCGCACCCTCGCCCGCCGTCAGGTGCTCTTCACCAACCTCGCCTCGGTGGCGTTCGGCTTCTCGATGTTCGCGATGTCCCTGGTCCTGCCGCAGTTGCTCCAGCTGCCCGAACAGACGGGCTACGGCCTCGGCAGGTCCATGCTGACCGTCGGCCTGGTCCTGGCTCCGCAGGGCCTGGTGATGATGGCGATGGCTCCGCTGTCCGCCGCGATCTCCAAGACCAGGGGCCCGAAGATCACCCTGATGACGGGCGCGGTCATCGTCGCCGCCGGCTACGGCCTGAACATCCTCCTGATGTCCGAGGTCTGGCACCTCGTTCTGGTCTCCTGCATCATCGGCGCCGGTGTCGGCTTCGCCTACGGCGCGATGCCCGCACTCATCATGGGCGCCGTGCCCGCCACCGAGACGGCCGCCGCGAACAGCCTCAACACCCTGATGCGGTCCATCGGTACCTCTTTCGCCAGTGCACTCGCCGGCGTCATCCTGGCGCAGATGACCACCGATTTCGGCACCACCGCCCTGCCCTCGGAGAACGGTTTCAGGACAGTCATGGCCGTCGGCGCCGGTGCCGCCCTCCTCGCCCTCCTCCTCGCTTCCTTCCTCCCGCGTCAGCGCGCCGCCGCCGCGCAGGAGTCGTCCCCCGCCGCAGGTTCGGACGGCGAGCAGGCCGAAACCGCGCAGGTGTCCGAGGCGAAGGCGTAA
- a CDS encoding NAD(P)-dependent oxidoreductase: MTDKLTVSVLGTGIMGAAMARNLARAGHTVRAWNRSRDKAEPLAADGVYVADTPAEAVQGAGVVLTILYDGAAVLDVMRQAAPSLRPGTAWVQSTTAGIEAVGELADFARENELVFYDAPVLGTRQPAEAGQLLVLAAGPSQDRDAVTPVFDAVGARTVWTGEDGAAGSATRLKLVANSWVLAATNAVGEVLALSKALGVDPQSFFDAIEGGPLDMGYLRAKAGLILNDQLTPAAFAVSTAAKDARLIVEAGEQNGVRLDVAAASAERFARAAAQGHADEDMAAAYFASFDEGPETA; the protein is encoded by the coding sequence ATGACCGACAAGCTCACTGTCAGTGTCCTGGGCACCGGGATCATGGGGGCCGCGATGGCCCGCAACCTCGCTCGCGCCGGGCACACCGTCCGGGCCTGGAACCGCAGCCGGGACAAGGCCGAGCCGCTGGCCGCCGACGGCGTGTACGTCGCCGACACCCCCGCCGAGGCGGTCCAGGGCGCCGGTGTCGTCCTCACCATCCTGTACGACGGCGCAGCCGTCCTGGACGTGATGCGGCAGGCCGCGCCTTCACTGCGCCCCGGTACTGCGTGGGTGCAGTCGACGACCGCCGGGATCGAGGCCGTCGGCGAGCTGGCCGACTTCGCCCGCGAGAACGAGCTGGTCTTCTACGACGCCCCGGTGCTCGGCACCCGGCAGCCCGCGGAGGCCGGGCAGTTGCTCGTCCTGGCCGCGGGGCCGAGCCAGGACCGGGACGCCGTGACGCCGGTGTTCGACGCGGTCGGCGCCCGCACCGTGTGGACCGGCGAGGACGGCGCGGCGGGCAGCGCCACCCGCCTCAAGCTCGTCGCCAACAGCTGGGTCCTCGCGGCCACCAACGCGGTCGGCGAGGTCCTCGCCCTGTCCAAGGCCCTCGGAGTGGACCCGCAGAGCTTCTTCGACGCCATCGAGGGTGGCCCGCTCGACATGGGCTACCTGCGTGCGAAGGCCGGCCTCATCCTCAACGACCAGCTGACGCCGGCCGCCTTCGCCGTGTCCACCGCCGCCAAAGACGCCCGCCTGATCGTCGAGGCCGGCGAGCAGAACGGTGTGCGCCTCGACGTGGCCGCAGCCTCCGCTGAACGCTTCGCCCGTGCCGCCGCCCAGGGGCACGCCGACGAAGACATGGCGGCCGCCTACTTCGCCAGCTTCGACGAGGGGCCTGAGACGGCCTGA
- a CDS encoding type 1 glutamine amidotransferase domain-containing protein, which translates to MSKILFVLTGADHWTLADGTQHPTGFWAEEAVAPYEAFKAAGHEVVVATPAGVVPTMDRASLAPEFNGGQEGADRIEKAVASIDELHKPVKLEEVDLDGYAAVFYPGGHGPMEDLAVDAESGRLLTRALESGKPLGVVCHGPAALLAATGPDGANAFAGYRLTGFTNTEETQAGFADKAKWLLQDRLVEAGADFQEGEPWAPFVVVDRNLVTGQNPASSAPLAAELLKKLA; encoded by the coding sequence ATGTCGAAGATCCTTTTCGTGCTGACCGGCGCCGACCACTGGACGCTCGCCGACGGCACCCAGCACCCGACCGGCTTCTGGGCCGAGGAGGCCGTCGCCCCGTACGAGGCGTTCAAGGCCGCGGGCCACGAGGTCGTCGTCGCCACGCCGGCCGGCGTCGTGCCGACCATGGACAGGGCGAGCCTCGCGCCCGAGTTCAACGGCGGGCAGGAGGGCGCCGACAGGATCGAGAAGGCGGTCGCGTCGATCGACGAGCTCCACAAGCCCGTCAAGCTGGAGGAAGTGGACCTGGACGGCTATGCCGCGGTCTTCTACCCGGGCGGCCACGGTCCGATGGAGGACCTCGCGGTCGACGCCGAGTCCGGCCGGCTTCTCACCCGCGCACTGGAGTCGGGCAAGCCGCTCGGTGTGGTGTGCCACGGCCCGGCGGCGCTGCTCGCAGCCACCGGCCCGGACGGCGCCAACGCCTTCGCGGGCTACCGGCTCACGGGCTTCACCAACACCGAGGAGACGCAGGCCGGGTTCGCCGACAAGGCCAAGTGGCTGCTCCAGGACCGTCTTGTCGAGGCGGGCGCCGATTTCCAGGAGGGCGAGCCGTGGGCCCCGTTCGTAGTCGTGGACCGCAACCTGGTCACGGGCCAGAACCCGGCGTCCTCCGCCCCGCTCGCTGCCGAACTGCTGAAGAAGCTGGCCTGA
- a CDS encoding PadR family transcriptional regulator has product MALRNAVMAALLEGEASGYDLAKGFDASVANFWMATPQQLYRELDRMESEGLIEARLVRQERRPNKRVFSLTEAGRSALRDFTAEFPKPTAIRDELLVKVQAVDSGDEEAVRAAIAERLEWARAKLARYERLRDRLLDGRTEDEFLAGSERVGPYLTLMRGRSFEEENIRWGERALRVLEQRASVRQQAGPLDVL; this is encoded by the coding sequence ATGGCATTGCGCAACGCGGTCATGGCCGCGCTTCTGGAGGGCGAGGCGTCGGGGTACGACCTCGCCAAGGGGTTCGACGCGTCGGTGGCCAACTTCTGGATGGCGACCCCGCAGCAGCTGTACCGCGAGCTCGACCGCATGGAGTCCGAGGGGCTCATCGAGGCCCGGCTCGTACGGCAGGAGCGCCGGCCGAACAAGCGGGTCTTCTCCCTCACCGAGGCGGGCCGCAGCGCCCTGCGCGACTTCACCGCCGAGTTCCCGAAGCCCACGGCCATCCGGGACGAGCTGCTGGTCAAGGTCCAGGCCGTCGACTCGGGGGACGAGGAGGCCGTACGGGCGGCCATCGCCGAGCGGCTCGAGTGGGCGCGCGCCAAGCTGGCCCGTTACGAGCGGTTGCGCGACCGCCTCCTCGACGGGCGCACCGAGGACGAGTTCCTGGCGGGCAGCGAGCGCGTCGGCCCGTATCTCACGCTGATGCGAGGACGCTCCTTCGAGGAGGAGAACATCCGGTGGGGCGAACGGGCCCTGCGCGTTCTGGAACAGCGCGCATCGGTGCGGCAGCAGGCCGGGCCACTGGATGTCCTATGA
- a CDS encoding nuclear transport factor 2 family protein, with product MHPFRKAVEAGDIAAIEDMLADDVVFTSPVVFKPYPGKAITGAILRGVSRVFTDFRYVREFGDPGGRDHALVFEAKVGDKEITGCDFLHFDEDGRIDDLMVMVRPLSAAHALAEAMGAQFERISQEAADA from the coding sequence ATGCACCCCTTCCGCAAGGCTGTGGAGGCCGGCGACATAGCGGCGATCGAGGACATGCTGGCCGACGACGTCGTGTTCACCAGTCCCGTGGTCTTCAAGCCCTACCCGGGCAAGGCGATCACGGGGGCCATCCTGCGCGGCGTCTCCCGTGTGTTCACCGACTTCCGCTACGTACGCGAATTCGGCGACCCGGGTGGCCGCGACCACGCGCTGGTCTTCGAGGCCAAGGTGGGCGACAAGGAGATCACCGGCTGCGACTTCCTGCACTTCGACGAGGACGGCAGGATCGACGACCTGATGGTCATGGTCCGTCCGCTGTCGGCGGCCCACGCGCTCGCCGAGGCGATGGGGGCGCAGTTCGAGCGGATCTCGCAGGAGGCGGCGGACGCCTAG